Proteins found in one Phocoena sinus isolate mPhoSin1 chromosome 19, mPhoSin1.pri, whole genome shotgun sequence genomic segment:
- the LOC116743526 gene encoding zinc finger protein OZF-like isoform X2 — protein sequence MVAAAFMVPGQGHVVFEDVAVSFSQEEWGLLNDAQRLLYCDVMLENLSLIASLGCWSALGTEEATSEQCVSVEQVTQDRNPNPDLSILKTLTSDMGALVEKYVLYLAEHQGVHPGLKPSFSGACGKMFTSHLQQHQKQPSGEKHLRSEENGALLVTSCKVFLPDNMFTCGEIEKAFLGSLGFPQHQPSHDGQHPGRSRESREVSRPGQGHYECSECGKAFSKKYKFTEHLRVHTGEKPYGCSECGKFFRLRGGLSHHRRVHTGEKPFDCGKCGKVFIYKCKLVQHQRVHTGERPYECNECGKAYARKDSLVQHQKVHTGEKPHKCSECGKLFLYRNKLLVHQRIHTGEKPFKCTECGKSFSYKTSLIIHQRTHTGERPHMCSECGKAYVNKKSLIVHQRIHNGEKVYGCKKCGNFFISSFALNKHQNVHTAQRHYECSECGKAFKRKIRLAEHKRIHTGERPYECNECGKAFKLKNTLVSHRNVHTRAKPFQCSECGKPYSNKTSLVVHQRIHTGVKPFQCNECGKPYSYRTSLIVHQRIHTG from the exons ATGGTGGCAGCAGCATTTATGGTCCCTGGACAG GGCCATGTGGTCTTTGAGGATGTGGCTGTGTCCTTCTCCCAGGAGGAGTGGGGTCTCCTTAACGATGCTCAGAGACTCCTGTACTGTGACGTGATGCTGGAGAACCTGTCACTTATAGCCTCCCTGG GGTGTTGGAGTGCATTAGGTACTGAGGAGGCCACTTCTGAACAATGTGTTTCTGTAGAACAAGTGACACAAGACAGGAATCCAAATCCAGACCTATCTATCCTGAAGACTCTTACTTCAGATATGGGTGCCCTGGTAGAGAAATATGTTTTGTACCTGGCTGAGCACCAAGGAGTGCATCCTGGGCTGAAACCGTCCTTTTCTGGGGCTTGTGGGAAAATGTTCACTTCTCACCTACAACAGCACCAGAAGCAGCCCAGTGGAGAGAAACACCTCAGAAGCGAAGAGAATGGGGCCTTGCTTGTGACGAGCTGCAAAGTCTTTTTACCCGACAATATGTTCACATGCGGAGAGATTGAGAAGGCTTTCTTAGGCAGCTTGGGCTTTCCCCAGCACCAGCCCTCCCACGATGGACAGCATCCAGGTAGAAGCAGGGAGAGCAGGGAGGTCTCTCGCCCTGGACAAGGGCATTACGAGTGCAgcgaatgtggaaaagccttcagtAAAAAGTATAAATTCACGGAGCACCtgagagttcacactggagaaaaacctTATGGGTGCAGTGAGTGCGGCAAATTCTTCAGACTCAGGGGAGGTCTTTCTCATCATCGTAGAGTTCACACAGGAGAAAAGCCTTTTGATTGTGGTAAATGTGGGAAAGTCTTCATCTACAAATGTAAACTTGTTCAGCACCAAAGAGTCCACACTGGAGAAAGACCCTATgagtgtaatgaatgtgggaaagcctatGCCCGCAAGGATTCACTTGTCCAGCACCAAAAggtccacactggagagaaacctcataaatgcagtgaatgtgggaagcTCTTCCTTTACAGAAATAAACTTCTTGTGCACCAGAGGATCCATACTGGAGAAAAGCCTTTTAAGTGTACCGAATGTGGGAAGTCCTTCAGTTATAAAACCAGTCTTATTATCCACCAGAGAACCCATACTGGAGAAAGGCCTCACATGTGCAGTGAGTGTGGGAAAGCCTATGTCAACAAAAAAAGTCTTATTGTACACCAGAGAATTCACAATGGAGAAAAAGTTTATGGGTGTAAGAAATGTGGGAACTTCTTTATAAGCAGCTTTGCCCTCAATAAACACCAGAATGTTCACACTGCACAAAGGCattatgagtgcagtgaatgtgggaaagctttcaaGAGGAAAATCAGACTTGCTGAGCACAagagaatccacactggagaAAGACCCTATgagtgtaatgaatgtgggaaagccttcaagCTGAAGAATACACTTGTTAGCCACCGAAATGTCCACACTAGAGCAAAGCCTTTtcagtgcagtgaatgtgggaagcCCTACAGTAACAAAACAAGTCTTGTTGTCCACcagagaatccacactggagTAAAGCCTTTTCAGTGCAATGAATGTGGGAAGCCTTACAGTTACAGAACAAGTCTTATTGTCCACCAGAGAATCCACACTGGATAA
- the LOC116743526 gene encoding zinc finger protein OZF-like isoform X1, producing MSTNAVQDPAQVPMVAAAFMVPGQGHVVFEDVAVSFSQEEWGLLNDAQRLLYCDVMLENLSLIASLGCWSALGTEEATSEQCVSVEQVTQDRNPNPDLSILKTLTSDMGALVEKYVLYLAEHQGVHPGLKPSFSGACGKMFTSHLQQHQKQPSGEKHLRSEENGALLVTSCKVFLPDNMFTCGEIEKAFLGSLGFPQHQPSHDGQHPGRSRESREVSRPGQGHYECSECGKAFSKKYKFTEHLRVHTGEKPYGCSECGKFFRLRGGLSHHRRVHTGEKPFDCGKCGKVFIYKCKLVQHQRVHTGERPYECNECGKAYARKDSLVQHQKVHTGEKPHKCSECGKLFLYRNKLLVHQRIHTGEKPFKCTECGKSFSYKTSLIIHQRTHTGERPHMCSECGKAYVNKKSLIVHQRIHNGEKVYGCKKCGNFFISSFALNKHQNVHTAQRHYECSECGKAFKRKIRLAEHKRIHTGERPYECNECGKAFKLKNTLVSHRNVHTRAKPFQCSECGKPYSNKTSLVVHQRIHTGVKPFQCNECGKPYSYRTSLIVHQRIHTG from the exons ATGTCAACCAACGCGGTGCAGGACCCGGCCCAG GTTCCCATGGTGGCAGCAGCATTTATGGTCCCTGGACAG GGCCATGTGGTCTTTGAGGATGTGGCTGTGTCCTTCTCCCAGGAGGAGTGGGGTCTCCTTAACGATGCTCAGAGACTCCTGTACTGTGACGTGATGCTGGAGAACCTGTCACTTATAGCCTCCCTGG GGTGTTGGAGTGCATTAGGTACTGAGGAGGCCACTTCTGAACAATGTGTTTCTGTAGAACAAGTGACACAAGACAGGAATCCAAATCCAGACCTATCTATCCTGAAGACTCTTACTTCAGATATGGGTGCCCTGGTAGAGAAATATGTTTTGTACCTGGCTGAGCACCAAGGAGTGCATCCTGGGCTGAAACCGTCCTTTTCTGGGGCTTGTGGGAAAATGTTCACTTCTCACCTACAACAGCACCAGAAGCAGCCCAGTGGAGAGAAACACCTCAGAAGCGAAGAGAATGGGGCCTTGCTTGTGACGAGCTGCAAAGTCTTTTTACCCGACAATATGTTCACATGCGGAGAGATTGAGAAGGCTTTCTTAGGCAGCTTGGGCTTTCCCCAGCACCAGCCCTCCCACGATGGACAGCATCCAGGTAGAAGCAGGGAGAGCAGGGAGGTCTCTCGCCCTGGACAAGGGCATTACGAGTGCAgcgaatgtggaaaagccttcagtAAAAAGTATAAATTCACGGAGCACCtgagagttcacactggagaaaaacctTATGGGTGCAGTGAGTGCGGCAAATTCTTCAGACTCAGGGGAGGTCTTTCTCATCATCGTAGAGTTCACACAGGAGAAAAGCCTTTTGATTGTGGTAAATGTGGGAAAGTCTTCATCTACAAATGTAAACTTGTTCAGCACCAAAGAGTCCACACTGGAGAAAGACCCTATgagtgtaatgaatgtgggaaagcctatGCCCGCAAGGATTCACTTGTCCAGCACCAAAAggtccacactggagagaaacctcataaatgcagtgaatgtgggaagcTCTTCCTTTACAGAAATAAACTTCTTGTGCACCAGAGGATCCATACTGGAGAAAAGCCTTTTAAGTGTACCGAATGTGGGAAGTCCTTCAGTTATAAAACCAGTCTTATTATCCACCAGAGAACCCATACTGGAGAAAGGCCTCACATGTGCAGTGAGTGTGGGAAAGCCTATGTCAACAAAAAAAGTCTTATTGTACACCAGAGAATTCACAATGGAGAAAAAGTTTATGGGTGTAAGAAATGTGGGAACTTCTTTATAAGCAGCTTTGCCCTCAATAAACACCAGAATGTTCACACTGCACAAAGGCattatgagtgcagtgaatgtgggaaagctttcaaGAGGAAAATCAGACTTGCTGAGCACAagagaatccacactggagaAAGACCCTATgagtgtaatgaatgtgggaaagccttcaagCTGAAGAATACACTTGTTAGCCACCGAAATGTCCACACTAGAGCAAAGCCTTTtcagtgcagtgaatgtgggaagcCCTACAGTAACAAAACAAGTCTTGTTGTCCACcagagaatccacactggagTAAAGCCTTTTCAGTGCAATGAATGTGGGAAGCCTTACAGTTACAGAACAAGTCTTATTGTCCACCAGAGAATCCACACTGGATAA